From a single Sulfolobus sp. E5-1-F genomic region:
- a CDS encoding pantoate kinase: MEIKVPISISGIWYPVIDKENLIESGSIGLTLTLEPYITAEIRGGSGIEFNGIEIKLPNYEILKKKLGEYRLSVYSEVPLGYGYGLSGAISLAYALGVKELTPISEKDAVNVAHLSDVIAGNGLGDVIAQYYGGGLVYRRKTGGLGYGEVEVINIDWSSYPIFSQPISQLPTKSIIKRSEIALKLIDEFLKSPSPLKFIEVAQKFTSSLGFNSEYPFSYRKKGIIVKIFDPEYGVWIKHKIASRGAYVT; encoded by the coding sequence GTGGAGATTAAAGTACCAATTTCTATTTCCGGTATATGGTACCCAGTAATAGATAAAGAGAATTTGATAGAATCCGGATCCATAGGGTTAACCTTAACACTAGAACCGTACATAACTGCTGAAATTAGAGGTGGCAGTGGAATAGAATTTAATGGGATAGAGATAAAACTTCCCAATTATGAAATATTAAAGAAAAAATTAGGAGAATATAGGCTATCTGTATATTCTGAAGTACCATTAGGTTATGGCTATGGTTTAAGTGGAGCTATAAGCTTAGCGTATGCCCTAGGAGTTAAGGAACTAACTCCAATAAGTGAGAAAGATGCAGTTAACGTAGCTCATTTAAGTGATGTTATAGCTGGTAATGGATTAGGGGATGTAATAGCACAGTATTATGGTGGAGGTTTAGTTTATAGGAGAAAGACAGGAGGTTTAGGTTATGGTGAAGTTGAGGTGATAAATATTGATTGGTCAAGCTATCCAATTTTCTCTCAGCCTATTAGTCAACTTCCAACTAAGAGTATTATAAAAAGATCAGAAATAGCCCTTAAGCTTATAGACGAATTTCTTAAAAGTCCGTCTCCGTTAAAATTTATCGAGGTTGCTCAAAAATTTACAAGTAGTTTGGGCTTTAACTCAGAATATCCTTTTTCATATAGAAAGAAGGGGATAATTGTTAAAATCTTTGATCCAGAGTATGGAGTATGGATAAAGCACAAGATAGCAAGCCGTGGAGCATACGTGACATAA